taaacaaaattatctgTTTCTCAATGGCAGCACAGCTGGCATTTCAGATCAGatcattctttgttgtggagCATGGATGTCTTGTGCAGTATAAGGTGTTTCGCAGCATCTCcagcctctactcactagatTTCGGTAGCGCTCCTGCCAGGCCCTCCACCACTGGTTAcagtgtctccagacattgccaaatgttccctagATGTAGGGTTGCCAGGTAAAATATTGCGTGGGACAAACATACTAAAAATACTACCGattgtttatctgaaatgcaaatttaagtTGGCCTTCCATatctttatttgctaaatctggcaaccctatctGAGAGGTAAAATCACCCCTACATCTCCTACCTCCCATCCCATTTGAGAACCAATGCTGTAGTCCACAGGGAGCAATGGAGAAAAAGTGTGGTAATGGGTTTGGGAAATGTTACGATTAGATTTGCATTTGGaccaaaacactttttttgtttgtttgttttgttttgtttgagacgcagtctctctctgttgcccagactggagtgcaatggcacaatctcagctcactgcaacctccacctcccgggttcaagtgattctcctgcctcagcctcctgagtagctgggatgacaggtgcctgccaccacgccaggctaatttcaccatgttggccaggatggtcttgatctcttgacctcgtgagccaccctGCGTGGCATGGAGCCAAAAACACTATAAAATATCCGAGCCCTCTTCACCAGCTAGGAATGCTGTAGTCAGCGTCCTGTTTGAGACCTGATTGGAATGCCttgctctccttttttttttttttttttttttttgagatagagtttggctctgtcacccaagctggagtgcactggcgagatcttggctcactgcaacctctgcccctctggctcaagccatccttccacctcagcctcctgaggagctacaGGCACACATtactgcctagctaatttttgtacttcttttaaagatgaagttttgccatgctgcccaggctggtctcaaactcctgacctcaggcaatccaccagcctcggcctcccaaagtgctgggattacaggcatgagccaccatccctggcccagaatgtctttttatttttcagttttttatatctttttgctaatcttctctgtattgtttcaattttagtatatgtgttgCTGAAGTGAAcacttatttttattcaatagGCTCTTCCTAGCCACTCTACAGGCCCAGAATATCCGATGTGGAATTCACCAGAACCATaggtattcttttaaaaatccctcAATACATCAGccaatttataaaaagaattcaaagaaacATAGAGTTGCAGATTGATGTAATTTAGTCTCTTCTCCTCCTTGTTAGAATTTCGGTTTTTCTGTCTCCCAATAGCTGGGGTTGGAAGATGGGTTCTCACCCCGACACCGCAGAGCTCTCTCTCATCTATAGAACAAGAGTACAGCTGCCACCATTATCTCCTGACTGCAGCTTCTCCGAATGTGAGCTCCATATCCATTCCAGTCAAAGGCAGAGAAGTCCCCACACCGACAGGGCTTGCCCTGTGGGAAGAACCCTCCTCCACTGATGCAGTGCtgggaaacagaaagaagagacaCTGTGAGGGATCTGATTTGCTGCTGACACCAGTGAGCCCAAGACTGGTATctaactccagacctcaagtgatccacctgcctcagcttctcaaagtgctaggattacaggcgtgagctactgcatctggctatacatgtattttaaagaagTAATGCATGCAGGGACATATGCAAACATGCACTAATGGACAGTCTAAGGAGCACAGAGCCAGTGGAGAAGGTTATCAAGGAAAAGGGCATAAAGACACCTACTCTAGTCCACCCCCAGTGCCCACATGGTCAGCATCCTCTGAATTCTAATCTGCAAGTCCCTCCATGAGAGAATAGCCATCTCATCTcagctagaaaatgaaaaaactgaaagctgaggcagggaagtgaggatggaactgtgagttcagaCTGTCagttggggagggaagggggcccTAAGTGAATGCCCTTGTTCTTGATGGCTCTGACACTTTCTTCCTCCAGCCCCTAGGCACAGGATGTCCCTCAAATACAATCTCCCACCACTACAGCTATGGTGCTGTcttctacaataaaaatataaagcttcTAAAAGTTAAGATTAATATTGGAGAATATTTTCATGACCTCAATGTAAGGAGGTTCATCTTAAAGAAAACGTGAAAAGTACTAACcataaatgaaaattttgatAAACTGAattccattaaaataaattatactcagccaggcatggtggctcccacctgtaatcccagtactttgggaggccaaggcaggtggatctcctgaggttggaagtttgaaaccagactgaccaacatggagaaacctgtctctactaaaaatacaaaaaaaaattagccagtcatggtgctgtgtgcctacgatcccagctactcaggaggctgaggcaggagaaacacttgaacccaggaggcagagttgcggtgagcagagatcgtgccattgcactccagcccaggcaacaagagtgaaactccgtctcaaaaaaataaataaaataaataagattttaaaaataaataaattatactcAACTTCTGGCATCTACTACTCCAAACTTTGTAtcacttcatttttattaaaaatatggactctgcaaagaaaaaaaaagaaataaaaaataaattatattcataaGACATCATCAAGAGAGTAATGAGAGTAAAGAGAATAATGAGAGTAAGCAAGTAACCCCAGAGACACAGAATGATACACCCCACACAGGGGCACACACGTGCAtacccatgcacacacatgtgccaTTGATCTCCCCAAAAACTCACATGCTCAGTGTTAAAGCCAGTAACTCTTATCCCAGCACAAAGGGCTTTGGCTGCTCTCTCATTATTAAACACCCAGAACTGGACGAATCCTGCAACAAATTCCCCTGAAAAAGAAGAGGTGAAGAAGGAGCCAAGCATTCACAGGAGGAACTAGACGCAGCATCCCATTGGCCAGTCCAGGAATTCCCTAAGCCAAAAGCTGAGGCTACAGACAAACACCCCAGGCTGTAGGGGTGCAGCCCAGCACCTCTATGGCCCGTGGCTTGTGCATGTCAGTCCTAAACTTGCCCCCAAGGGAACTTCTTTTCATCTCTGGCAAGAGGACAAAGGCTGGGTCTCACAAAAGGACCCTTGTCTGCCTACAGCTTATAGGAAAAGATAGACTCACAGAAAGATTACTAAAAAGATCTGAGAAGGCCCAGCAGGAATAAGCAATGATCAGATGTGGCTGCCTGGTGATGGATGAGAAGTGTGTAAACAGCAACAGGCAGCCACATCTGATCATTGCTAGTTTCCCTGGCCATCACCTGCTTTCATCGAAATATCAAAGGCAAACAGtgatgtctttgatttttttcatccaCAACTTAACTTCTGTGGTCTTATTATACTGAAAACTGTTTTTTGTAAGATAATTAATAGTTATCCTTCATAACAAAAGTAAATCTCTCTCACCACTCTGCTAGTGGTTCTTTCCTGTGAACCTCAGTGTGCACcttatcttttttgtgttttttgttttttggtttttgttttgagattgggtttcactcttgttgcacaggctggagtgcagtggtgtaatctcagctcaccgcaacctccgcctcccaggttcaagcgattctcctgcctcagccacccgaggagctgggattacaggcgtgcaccaccatgtccagctaatgtttttatgcACCTTTTCTTAACTATTATAAGAGGCCACACAGGTGGTGATGAAGAAGCTGGGATTATgtcctgtgaaatggggataatagcaaTTCTAACTTCATAGTTTTCTCATGATAATTAAATGACACAAAATCATGTTAAGTTCCAAGACAAGAGTCTGGTgcattttaagtgctcagtaaatactagtAATTATGAATTGTTCTTATTTGCCACCATTCACCAAGAgtgcaagaaaatatttatgaccaGACTTAGGGAGCAAATACTCACATTGACCATATGGTGAGTAACAAGATGCAGTCTTCTTAGCATCACCAAAGTCATAGACCACAGGTATGACTGGGCCATTGTCATTCCAACATTTCCCTCATCCGTATTTCACTGGGTATTTCTGCAGAGACCCAGAAGAGAGGTTTTGTGAGGACAGTAGAGATGCTGCCACagtgaagggagaggaggagttTCAAGTTAACTGCCATTAACCAAAACCAATCATAATAATAGTGATTCCTTTTCCCCATAGCTGTGTCTCCCCAACAGCCCCAAACCTCTTGTCCCTGTCTTTTTCTCCCTATGCTCTCCTGTCCCACAGGCCTCTTCGTTGCCTGGCTTAGAGTTTCTAAGAGGCCAGACATGAGTTCACAGTGAACCAAAGGAAGGAGAAACAGCCAAACACTCGGTAGTGATGTGGAACCACAGGACAGAGCTGCCCCTATCCTAGACACTTGGCTCTCTGTTCACCAAAGAAAGTGCCCCCCAGCCAGCAGCCCTGTGTACCTGGTAGAGGCCAAACAGATGATGTCCCAGTCTCTGGAAAAAGCCAGTGTTGGTGCGGTATCTCAGCAGGGTGCTGTTTCTCCAATGTTGCATGGGGGACTTGTTGGGCACATGCCAGATGCCCAGGTCCTTGGCCTGGATGTCGTAGTAGCGGGGGTTCTGGAAAGCAACAGACACTGAGCCTGATTGGGCCAGGAGACAGAAGGTCCACACATGCAGCCTCAAGTGGGCTGAGAGCTCTGGGATCTAGTAAGCAGATGGTTAGCCACGCTCAGACACCCTACTCCCAGCAGATGATCCCATCACCACTCCGGACCCTAACAGCCTTGTTGGGAGGAAGTTGTGATTCAAAGCATGTATTTCTCTCTTATTCTCTAGCCCTTCCCCACATCCCCACCTTCCACCCCTCCCTACTGCAGGCTTGTGGCCAGCCACACTCCACTCCTCACCCTCACCCTAGTGGGTGGGAAGTGGCACCAACCTTGTAGTCATTGCTTGTGGCCGCCTCTGCAGACCCAAAGGTGTTGTAGTTGGCCCAGTTGCCATCCCGCTCTGGGTAGTCTGCTTTGTTGCCCTGCTGACTGGACCAGCGTCACCCACCGTGTACTTCCCATGCATGTCATTCTCATGCATGCTGGCCACCAGGGTCCAGCCACCACCCCCAGAGGTCATGTCACAGAAGGTCTGGTAGACAACACCATTCTTGGTGCAGAGAAAATACAGGTCATCTGTAGAGAGAACCAGCCCAGAGCCTCCCTGTCTGAGAGCTCAGGGTTCATCTCAGCCCTGTGAACAGAAAAGCCCTAGGAAGTCAAAAGTACACTCAGAAGACTGCAACACATACTTGCTGGAAGATGATGCTCCGCGCGTCTTGTGTTCTGGTCACCTATGAGCAGAGGCACTGACTGCCTTGGCTTCATACTATCTTTTCCAAGAGTTTGTAGAGCAAATAGCCTTAGAAGAGACAGAGATGGTATCTCCCTCTCGGCAGTGCCACCCTGTGGCCAGGAGAGGCCAGAAATCAGCACACAGATACATCTGAGTCTATAGCAGGATGGGGCCTCTGTACAGCTCAGAGCAAAGGTTGTGCCCATTTCATAAGATTCAGCTTCCCTAAGCTCAGAGTTCCCCTTCTGTTCCCAAGCTTGCAGGAGACTGGCTCCACTGTGGCATCCCGTTGACCTTGCACATTTGCACATAGGCCACATAGGGACAGCTGACCTAAGCCTTGGCAGAAAGCCTGTGGTCTTCCTGAAACATGGAAAGATGGGAAGCTTGTGAGGACCTGCAATGAGGTCACTTCTCTCCCCGCTCCCTATCTTTCATGGAGGCTGTCATGAGACAGCTGTCATGACTGTGTCATCACCTCCTGGTTTCTGAAGAGGTATGAGGTTTTTTGCCTCACTTGCCCCCACCCCATAGGGTACACAGGCCATGAAACGGCTATGGCAGCATGGACTGGCTCCTCAGCCACTGCCCATGTTGCGTTGTCACCCGCCCTCTTTTCTGTGCCGTCTTGTGGGACAAGGGATGGGAAAAGCTGACACTTTTGCCAATCTCGAACTTGCTATCTATGTGAGTAATAAACTCTCTGGCTCTAAAAAGGGCTCGTTGTTTCCTTGCCAGCCACATTTGTCAGCCAGCTTGACAAACCCACTACTTGGGCAGATGTCACCTGGCCCAGTACAAGAAAATGCTGATGCTCTGGCTGCTGCTATTTCTGTGATTAATAAAGTTCTTTGTCTCTGGCTCGAGAGTTTCAGGTTTTCTGCCAGCATCTATAAACCCCGGGCAAGTAGGGGCAAATCAGACTCATCACAGTTCTTGCCACCACTGTAAGCATAACCAGGAACACTGCATTCTCCCTATGTTCAGAAGACTTTGTGACTGGAATGGGACACAGAAGCCTCAAAATTCCCACTAGAAACCTCCTTGCGTAGGAGCTGGGGGCAGAATAGTCTCCACGTGGATATGTGCCTCCTGATTTCCATGACTGGGCTCTGTTGAGCTAAAAAGTGGCTTTAAAGAGAGAATGGTGAGTTGGTTCATTACTCACCACCTGCACTATGGCAGCATTCCTTGACTTCTTTGCAGCTTCTAGtcagggaagaaaaggaggaggcacAGGTTTGGAACTCCCTCAAGAGCATCTCAAGAGAAGAGGCCGCGGTTGGAAGATGTGAGAATGATTCTCATTAAAAGTCTGACCACTGAGGCCATCTTTCCTGGCCAACCTCTGCCCCTGCATCACTCTGCTCTGAAGTCCCAGGAGGTCAGGGATTCTCTACGCTAAGACGGTCTGATCCAACAGCTGGTATAGGTTAAACACCTGGAATCTTCCACTCAACTAACTTTAATTAAATACCTACTGAGTGAACTACCTAGATGCCGACAAAGACAATTTGACACATTTCTTCAAGAGACTACATTCTACAGGGAAGGAGCACATGGAAAGGGACCCAACTGAGATGGGAGGGCAAACCCTCCTACGGGGGTGAGGCCTGGGAACTTGCTGGGGAAGGGACTAGCTGTAACTCAGAGCAGGCTGATTTTGATGGGAGAATGGGAGCTGGCTACAGGacaggaagaaaaggggagagtACACcccaggaagagaagaaagcacatgagatggcctgaagcaatagcagagcccagcccagcccagcctgctgAAAACTATAGGTCAGTCTCTTACTGCGGCTGGAACATATGTTGTAATACAAGGAGGTTTGGAAACCAAAGCTGAAAAATTAACAGAGGCCAGTGGAGGAAGGGCTGTGTATATTAGTCTAAAAGcctaaaaattattccaaaagccTGGCAGAGTAGGAATAAGTGTAAAATTACAGgactcaggccaggcgcggtggctcatgcctgtaatcgcagcactttgggaggccaaggagggccaatcacaagatcaggagttcaagaccagcctggccaatatggtgaaaccctgtctctactaaaaatacaaaaattagctgggtgtggtggtgcacacctgtaatcccagctactggggaggctgagacaggagaatcgcttgaacccaggaggcggaggttgcagtgagccgatattgcgccactgcactccagcctgggtgacagagcaagactccgtctcaaaaaaaaaaaattacaggactCAAGTTAAAACCCAGACAACCCCTGATGACAGTGCCTCCTTGAGCAGACACTTAACATCTCTGatcctttttcttcatctttaagatGTCATTAATAACTTCTTTATACTCATGGAGATCAAATGAGATGCATATGTAAATGATGGattgaaataaacaataaactcAGTATCAATGAAAAAATATCACTAGTGTGCCTACTGGAAGAATAGAATTGTGAGGATGGCAACCAGAGGAGGGTGTACCCTGGGCACAGCACTGATCACCCAGCTCCCTCTGGAGATCCCAAGGCCAAGGCCACAAGAGCAGCCGAGCAGGGACACAGTTTATTCTCTCACCTCATGAACCCCTCACagtcacagaagcagagaatcAAGCCCCAGGACACACCCAAGCTAACATCCTGACTGCTTCAGACCAGACCCCAGGAGAGGCCAGAAATCAGCACCCAGTCCACACCTCAAGTTGGCTGCCTATCCTGGGTTCCGTGCCTCTCCAGGACTTCCCCCCTGGCCCTTGACTTCAGAGCCCTGCCCAGCTCTACTCCCTCCAGGGCCCTGCAAAGCAGAGGGGAGCCCAGGGAACTGCAGATCCTACTGTCAGGAGTGATTTACCTGCACTGCACCTGCTGGTGGCCACAGAGAAGAATAACAGGAAGCAGAGTCTGGTCATTGTCCTCTAAGGAAAAACAAGATGCACAAGGTCACTGGTTGGCCCCTCCTTTGTCATCCTCTCATTCTTACTCCCTGACATTTCTGAGTCAGGAAACCTCACATGGAAAATGCTGGGCTTATGAGCATTCTAGAACCTCCTGGAATATCCCCCATGGCTGTCCAGCACTACAAATACCCCAGAGGCCACGAGCTCATTTCCCTGAAACTCTCAGTCTCTAAAACTGAGACCAGACCTGAGCTGGCATCATTGCTCCCACATACATGGATCAAAAACACTTTTCTCACCAGCATAGACAGCTCCCGCCTTCCTTCCTCACAGATGCCAGGAGCTGAAAGTTCCCTTCTGGTGGACACTCAGAGCTCCCCTGCAGAGGATCCTGATGCGGGGTGAAGTGCCGGTCCCTTTATGTGGAGAGCTGTGGAGAGTCCAAAAGCCTGGCAGAGTGGCACCCaagccctgcccagcccagccctgatcAGCCTAGACTGCTGGCCCCTCCCTCTGATTCCCTTCCCTCTGAGGGTACCTGAGCCTGGGCCCCTGGAAATGAGAAAGGATGTGTGACTGGCTGGAGGAGCAGGGAGCTGTGTTCCTGGCCACACAGGTAACTGTCACCATCTGAGGAGGGGCGTCCTGCTTTGCCAGGGCAGGCCATACAATGTAGCAGTATCTAATCAGATTTGTGGATAGGTCACAATCCTCCCCTGAGttctccctctcccacctcccccagaTGCCCTGGCCCCCTAGACACAGCTCTGTCAAGAAATCATCCTTTTAGACTGAGGTGACacttcatgaaaaataaattaattaagaataacaattggctgggcgcagtggctcacgcctataatcatagcactttggaaggctgaggtgggcaggttacc
The genomic region above belongs to Piliocolobus tephrosceles isolate RC106 chromosome 1, ASM277652v3, whole genome shotgun sequence and contains:
- the LOC111543998 gene encoding LOW QUALITY PROTEIN: intelectin-2-like (The sequence of the model RefSeq protein was modified relative to this genomic sequence to represent the inferred CDS: inserted 1 base in 1 codon; substituted 1 base at 1 genomic stop codon); the protein is MLRTMTRLCFLLFFSVATSRCSADDLYFLCTKNGVVYQTFCDMTSGGGGWTLVASMHENDMHGKYTVGDXWSSQQGNKADYPERDGNWANYNTFGSAEAATSNDYKNPRYYDIQAKDLGIWHVPNKSPMQHWRNSTLLRYRTNTGFFQRLGHHLFGLYQKYPVKYGXGKCWNDNGPVIPVVYDFGDAKKTASCYSPYGQWEFVAGFVQFWVFNNERAAKALCAGIRVTGFNTEHHCISGGGFFPQGKPCRCGDFSAFDWNGYGAHIRRSCSQEIMVAAVLLFYR